The Rhodanobacter sp. LX-99 genomic interval AGCAGCACGGGCTTCAGCTTCACCAACGGCCAGGCGTTGGCGGTGAACGGCCCGCTCAACGGCGGCGCCAGCGTGACGCTGACGACGACCGCGGGCAACCTGGCCATCAATGGCACGGTCAACGGCACCACGACGACGCTGAAGTCGGCTGGCGCCATCAGTGAAGGCGCAACGGGCAGCATTGCCGCCGGTACGCTGACCGGTCAGTCGAGCGGTGCGACCGCGCTGAACGGAGCCAACCACATTGATGCCTTGGGCAGCTTCAATGCCGCGAACTTCGCGCTGACCAACGCGCAGGCGTTGACGGTAAGCGGTCCGGTCAACGGCGGCGCCAGCACCGCGCTGACGACGACCGCGGGCAACCTGGCCGTCAATGGCACGGTCAGCGGCACCACGACGACGCTGAAGTCGGCCGGCGCGATCAGTGAGGGCGCGGGTGGCAACATTGTCGCCGGCACCCTGGCTGGCCAGTCGAGCGGCGCGACAGTGCTCAACGGAGCGAACCATATCGGCGCGCTGGGCAATTTCAACGCGGCGAACTTCGCGCTGACCAACGCCCAGGCGTTGACGGTAAGCGGCCCGGTCGATGGCGGCGCCAGCACCGCGCTGACGACGACCGCGGGCGATCTGGCGATCAACGGCGCGGTCGTCGGCACGACGACCACGCTGCATTCCGCTGCCGCCATCACGGAAGGCGCCGGCGGCAGCATCACGGCGAATCTGCTGACCGGTCATTCGATCGGCAACGCCACGCTGGATGGCAACAACCACATCGACACCCTGGGCAGCTTCACGTCCGACTTCAGCCTGACCAATGCCCAGACGCTGACGGTCGTGGGTCCGCTCGATGGCGGTCCCAGCGTGACGCTGACCACGACTGCGGGTGACCTGATCATCAATGGTGCGGTCAGCGGCACCACGACGACGTTGAAGTCGGCCGGTACGATCAGTCAGGGCGCAGCCGGCAGCATTACCGCCAGCACCCTGACTGGCCAGTCGGGTGGTGCGACCGCGCTGAACGGACCCAACCACATCGGTACGCTGGGCAGCTTCACGGCGGCAGGCTTCGCCCTGACCAATGCGCAGGCGTTGACGGTGGGCGGTCCGGTTGCCGGCGGCTCGAGCACCACGCTTGCGACGACTGCCGGCAACCTGACGATCAATGGTGCGGTGAGTGGCGCGCAGACCACGCTGAACTCGGCCGGTGCGATCAGCGAAGGCTCCGGCGGCGTGATCACCGCGGCCACGTTGAGCGGAAGTGCTGCGGGCGGAACCATGCTGGGCAGCGCCACCGGCCGCATCAGCAACATGGTCGACACCCTCGGCAACTTCTCGTCGCCGGCCGGCTTCAGCATGACCAACAACAAGACGCTGACGCTGGCGTCGGTGGCCGGCAGCGCGTTCACGGTGAATGCCGGCACCTCGGCGTTCTACTTGTCCGTGACCAACGGCGACCTGTTCCAGCTCGGCACCACGCCGGTGTACAACGGCATGGGCGTGTGGGGCTCGACGGGCCGCATGGGTACGGGTGCGGCGCCGATCTACGTGATCGGCACCGGCCTGCAGACGGTCGCCAACATCGGCATGCCGCCGGCCTATTTCTACGCCGTCGACAGCGGCGGCAACCTGCTGCCGCTGGGTGGCGGCCTGGCCGTCAACGTGCCTACCGCATCGGGCGCGGGTAGCGCGCAGAACGGCAACCACGGCGACTCGTACGTCGACCCGAGCGTGATCACGGCGAACTACCGCTCCTATGGCATCGTGCCGTCCGGCGTGCGCTTGCCGGCCGACCAGCAGAGCGGTTGCGATCCCGACCAGCCCGATCAGCTCGACTGCGAGGGCGGCGACACCGTGGGTATGGTGCGCATGATGATGAACGTGCGCCGATGAGCATGCGCAGACTCGGTGCAGGCATCCTGTTCGGGCTGCTCGCGCCAGGCCTTGCCGGCTCGGCGGCAGCGCAGATCGCCCCGCGGCTGAGCGGGACCACCGTCGTCGCCGAACTCGAGGCGGCCCAACACGAGTTGGCTGCCCGTGCAGTCGGCTTGCCGGCTTCCAGTCTTGGCGCCACCAGTGAACGTCTTGCCGGCATGGCCGATACGCTGCGCAAGACGCTGGGCGGCGATGCCGGCAAGCCGCTCGACATCCTCGACGCCGACGCCAAGGCGAGCGCCTACCGCGCCCATGCGGTGGTGCAACGGGTCAAGGCCTTCCTCGACGCGAGCAAGGGTTGCCTGGATGCCGATGCGAATGCGATGGCCGATGCGCTGGGCAGCACGGTCGCGCAGGTTGCTGCCGTATCCGGCTCGGCCAAGCTGCCGCCGGTCATCGATGGCGTCGAAACGGCGGATCACCGGCCGTTGTTCGTGCTGCGCAACGGCGGCAAGGAGATGACCTTCGCCCTGGTCGGCGCGAACCTGCTCGATGCGCAGTGCGAGGATCCCATGGTCACCGCGACGGACGCGCAGGGCCGGCGACAGGAAGTGCAGCCCAGCGTGACCGGCGTATCGCCGAATCGCATCGAACTGAAACTGGCCGGTGACGCCCGGCTCCAGTCGGGCAGCTACGTGCTGCATGTGGTGCCGAAACACAAGGCGTTCCTGGTCGGCTGCAAGGCGCAGCCGGAGGCCGTCGCCGCGGTGCAGGTCGCGCCTTCGGCCAAGGTATCGGTGAGCTACGCGTTGACCGCCACATGCCGCGCGGGCAAGGGCGCCGATCGGGTCATGCCGCCGGTTACGGGGACGATGCCGGATTTCACCGGCAGCGGCACGGTCTCGCAGCAGGTCGACACGGCGGGCTGCACGGACCCGGTCAGTTACGCGATCAGTGCGAAGGCGACGTTCGGCGACGGCCACGCCGTCTCGGTCGGGCCGATCAGCCAGATCGCCTCGGCCGGCATCACCGCCGGGCTGCCGGGTGGCCTTACCCTGAGCTGGGACCCCTCGGTGCGCCAGTTGTTCGTGCGCCCCGGCGCGGCCAGCTGCAAGGGCGTGTACTGAGAGTCACCCGGGTCATCGGCCCGGGGATGGCGCAGGGGCTTATTCGTCGGGTGTCCCGGAAACCACGCGCAGTTCTGAAATGCCGCCGGGTGCGAGGTCCTTCAGCAGGTCCATGAAATCCATGCCGACCAATCGTTGCGCGCGCCGCAGCAGCAGCGGTACCGGGCTCGATGGTTCGTTGCGGGTGTAGTAGTCGCACAGCTCGTCGATGCGGCGCATCACGTCCTGCGGGCCGGCAATCGCACCGTTGGAGGCACGCACACCGCCGCCTCCGCCGCTACCTTCTTCACCGGCCTCGCCGTCTTCGGCGGAGCCTTCCGCCGGCAGGCGGCGCGCGAGCTGCGGTTCCAGGAACTTCTTCAGTTCGTAGATTTCGCCGAGCAGGTTCTTGAAATCCGGCCCGGCCGTGCCGACTCGGTCGTTGAAAATGCCGTCGATCGCCTTGGCGTTTTCCAGCGACTGGCTGATGGCGGCGGTCACGGCCACCAGTTCGTCCTCGGCGCAATCCATGCAACAGGCTTCGATTTCGGTCATGCTCGCCTGCGGCTCGCCTTCCGTGGCGGTGACTTTCAGCGTGCCATTGGCGATGCGCAGGTCGCGCAAATCGAATCGGCCCAGGCGCGGCGATTGCACGAAAGGCGTCGTGCGGAAATACCCCAATACTCCCTGCAGGTCGCCAAGCGGAACCACCGAGTTGACGCGCATGGTCGGGTCGTTGTCGTCTTCGGCATCCAGTTGCGGATGCACGTTGTCCCAGAAGTGTTCAAGCAGGCCGCGAATCAGGCTGAGGCCCGCGTTCCACCCGGGCATGCCGGACGTGCGCGTCCAGGCCGTGGTGAGGTGGACGGCGGCACGCAGGTCCTTGGAGCGGCCCAGCACGGCCCGGGCCAGTTCGGCGACCTTGTCCCAGTCGGGTTCCTCGGCCGCCTTGACGCTGTCGCCAATGGCGCGTTCGGCTTTCGGCGCGGCGGCGCGTTCGAGTGCGAGAAACTCGGCGTCGTATTCCAGATCGTCGCCTGCCGGAGATTCATCTCCGATCGGTGCCAACAAAGACTCAAGATTATATTGCGCCATGGTCTTGCACCGCCTTCCAGGTGGGATTCTTCCATTATCACAAATTATTCGCGCAAAACCAGTCGCCGGATCCATTTTTAATCGGCATGGTACGACCGCCACGGCACCGGCCGTGGATATGCTCGTGCGATGAAATGCGCCGAATTTCGGCAGGCCGAGATAATCGGCTGCGGCGAAGCCCGGTCGTGGCCGCGTTCGGTGGGCGGCGCGTCCCGGTGATTATCCGGTTCGGCGCTGGCGCGACCGCTTCCAGCGGACCCAGCGCCGCTCTACCCAGAGCAGCGCCCGCCGCATCGGGCGGCGCAGGAAGGGCAGGTCCTGCGCCAGCAGCAACAGGCCCAGCGGCAGCATCCACATGCCCAGCAGGGGCAGGATGCTGAAAATCCCTCCCGCGATGAGGAGGAGTCCCACGGGAATGCGCACCCAGCGCGACGAAGGTTCCCGCAGCCATCGGATGCTTCGGCTGACCCGTTTCGGCAGTTCCCGCTCGAAGCGGTCGAGCTGGCGGTTCAGCCTGTCCTCGTCTTTGTCGATCATGCCTTTCCAGTCAAGCGCACCCGTGAACATGCGCCATCCTATCGGCAAACCGGGCCAGGCGCGCCCGCGGGCAGGCGGTCCTATTCATCTTCCGAAGCGGGCGATATGTAGTCCGGATCTTCCGAGTCGCGCGCGTGGCGGATGGCATCGCGCATGCGCAGGTCCAGGTGGTCGAAGTCCAGGATGACCTTTTCGGAATGGACGGCTTTCACTGCCGAAAGCGGGATCACGAAGTCGCCCGCGTTCTCGATGTAGACGAGCAACTCGGGCAGGCCGTGCCTGATCTCGCGGACCGAGCCGATGCCTTCGGCCCCGTCGGCGACGAATACCATGAATCCTTCGCTGATCTGATCGTGCATGATGCGATCTCCCTGCGACAACTGGGCGGGTTGGGGCTTCGCGTTGCGGCGGTGCGAACCGCGGACGGTGCTGCGACCAGCCTTCGCAATGCGGGCTGCGGCGAATGATGAACACACCCGCCGTTTCGAAGCGGTGAAAATGCACAGGGCCGCGCAGCGCCCGGCGGTAACCGTGCCCTGGCACCGAAGGATGCCGAAACGGTGGTCCCAAAGCGGACCATTTCCGGCGCCGGGACAGGGTGTGGAAGAATGGACATGCGTCCGGTTTCCCCCGACGCGTGCCGTACGCGGATGAACCCGGTCGCGGCAACCATGACTGCAGCGTGTACTCTTTGCGGCCAGCCCCGGTCGACCGACTGCCACCAGCGAATGAATCCCATGCAAGCCATCGAAACCCTGATCGACGACGCCTTCGAACGCCGCAACGCGCTGACCCAGGCCGAGATCGAAACCCATCTGCGGCCCGCCATCGGCCAGGTGCTCGATCTGCTGGAATCCGGCGAGCGCCGTGTTGCCGAGCCGGATGGCCGTGGCGGCTGGAAAGTGAACCAGTGGATCAAGAAGGCGGTGCTGCTGTACTTCCGCATCAACGACAACCGCGTGGTCGACGGCGGCCCGGCGCAGGCGTTCGACAAGGTGCCGCTGCGCTTCGCCCACGGCAACGATGCCGAACTGCAGCAACTCGGCGCGCGCGTGGTGCCCGGCGCACTGGTGCGACGGGGCGCGCACATCGCGAAGGATGCGGTGCTGATGCCCAGCTACGTCAACATCGGTGCATACGTCGGTGCCGGCAGCATGATCGACACCTGGGCCACGGTGGGTTCCTGCGCGCAGATCGGCGCGGGCGTGCACCTGTCCGGCGGCGTCGGCATCGGCGGCGTGCTGGAACCGCTGCAGGCCAACCCCACCATCATCGAGGACGACTGCTTCATCGGCGCACGCTCCGAAGTGGTCGAGGGCGTGGTGGTGGAAAAAGGCAGCGTGATCGGCATGGGCGTGTTCCTCGGCCAGTCCACCCGCATCTACAACCGCGCCACCGGCGAAACCAGCTACGGCCGCGTGCCGGCCGGCAGCGTGGTGGTGGCCGGCAGCCTGCCGGCAAGGGACGGCAGCCACAGCCTGTATGCGGCGGTCATCGTCAAGCAGGTCGACGCGAAGACCCGCAGCAAGACCAGCATCAACGAACTGCTCAGGAGCGGCGAATGAAACCTGTCCTATACGGACTGTCGACTTGCGACACCTGCCGCAAGGCGCGCAACTGGCTCGCCCGCTTCGAGGTGGCGCACGACTTCGTCGACTACCGCGCGAACCCGGTCCCTGCGACCACGCTGAAGAACTGGGCGGCGCAGCTCGGCGGCTGGGAAAAGCTGGTCAACAAGTCGTCCACCACCTGGCGCAACCTGCTGCTGCAACGCAAGAACCCGGGCAGCGATCCGGAGTGGACGCTGCTGCTGAAGGAATATCCCGCGCTGATCCGCCGCCCGGTGGTGGTGCAGCCCGATGGCACGGTGAGCGTGGGTTTCACCGACAACGGCTTCAAGAAACTGTTCGGGCGCTGAGATGCCGGTGCGTCTTTCCAAGATCCTGCTGGTGGCGACGATCGCGTTGTGGATGGCGCTGGTCGCGTTCGGCAACATCGCCGACTACGGCAGCAACCTGGTCTTCGTGCAGCACGTGCTGGCGATGGACTCGATCTTTCCCGACGCCAGCATCCATTACCGCGCGATCCATGCGCCGCTGCTGCAGCACGCCGCCTACGTGCTGATCATCGCCGCCGAAACCCTGGCCGCGGTGCTGTGCGGCGCCGGCGCCTGGCGCATGTGGCGCGCACGTCGCGCGCCTGCGGCGACGTTCCGTCGCGCCGGGCAGTTCGCCGTGGCCGGCCTGACGGTCGGTGTGCTGCTGTGGCTGGGCGGCTTCATGGCGGTCGGCGGCGAATGGTTCGGCATGTGGATGTCCACGCAGTGGAACGGCCTGGCCAGCGCCTTCCGCTTCGTGGTGGTGCTGCTGGCCGCGCTGGTCTACCTGGGCCAGCGCGACGGCGAACTCGATGATTGACGACAAGAGCACCGGGGTCGGCCATCACCGGGCGCGACGGTTCCGCGGCAACCTGCGCATCGAACGCGACAACGCGGCGCTCTACGCGCGGCTGGCCGGGCTGGCCACCGATGCGCGGCTGGGCCATGTCTACCGGCGCATCGCCGCGGGCGAACAGGCCAACGCGGAGTTCTGGGAGGCGCGCCTGCGCGAGCTGGGCGAAGCCGTGCCGCCGCCGCGGATCGGTCTGCGCGTGCGTGCGCTGAGCTGGTTCGCGCGGCGCTTCGGCACCGAGTTCGTGATGCCGACGGTGGTGCGCCTGGAACACGCCGACCACGGCGCCACGCCGGTCGACCGCAGCAACCATCGCGATCATTTCATTCCGCTGCGGGAGATCGGCTCGCGCGGTCACCGCCATCGCACGCAGAGCGGCAACACGTTGCGTGCGGCCGTGCTGGGCGCCAACGACGGGCTGGTTTCCAACGTCAGCCTGGTGATGGGCATGGCCGGTGCCGCATCGGGCGACCGTGCGGTGTTGCTGGCGGGCCTGGCTGGACTGGTCGCGGGCGCCTGTTCGATGGCGCTCGGCGAGTGGTTGTCGGTGAACAGTTCGCGCGAGTTCTATCAGGCACAGATCACCGAACGTGCCGAGCGGCTCGCGGTGTCGCCGGAGGATGGTCTAGAGCACATCGCCGGCATTTATCGCGACAAGGGGCTGGAACCGGCCGCGGCCGAGCACCTGGCCGGGCACGTCGTCGAGACGCCGCGTGCGGCGCTGGACATGCTGGTGCGCGAGGATCTTGGCGTCGACCCGGGCGAACTGGGCGGCTCGGCCTGGGGCGCGGCGATCTCGTCGTTCTGCCTGTTCGCCTGCGGCGCATTGTTTCCGGTGGCGCCGTACTTCTTTCTCGGCGGCCGTGCCGCCTTGCTGGCCAGCGTGTGTGCCACTGCCGTCGGCCTAGCCTTGATCGGCATCGGCACCTCGCTGTTCACCGGGCGCAGCATGCTGTTCTCGATCGCGCGCCAGTTCGGCATCACCACCGCGGCGGCCAGCATCACCTACGGCGTGGGCCACCTGCTGGGTGTCGTGCTGACATAGCGTTGGTATGCTGCGCCATCGCCCAACGTTGCGCCGCGTGAGTGCCATGTCCGAAGTTTTCGATCTCGCCTGTGACCTGGTTCGCCGCCGCTCGGTGACGCCGGAAGACGCCGGTTGCCTGCCGCTGATCGGCGAACGGCTGATGCGTGCGGGCTTTCGTATCGAGCATCTGCGCTACGGCGAGGTGGACAACCTGTGGGCCACGCACGGCACGGGTGGCCCCACGCTGATCTTCCTCGGCCACACCGACGTGGTGCCGAGCGGCCCGGAAGCGGCATGGCAGAGTCCGCCGTTCGAACCGACTGTTCGCGATGGCCGCCTATACGGCCGCGGCGTCGCCGACATGAAAGGTTCGGTGGCGGCGATGGTGGTGGCGCTGGAGGAGTTCGTGGCGGCTCACCCCGGCCATCGCGGCCGGGTCGGCTTGCTGCTGACCGGCGACGAGGAAGGCCCGGTCAACCTCGACGGCGTGCGCAGGGTGGTGGAACGCTTCCGTGCCACCGGCGAGCGGATCGACTGGTGCGTGGTCGGCGAACCGTCGGCGAAGGAAAGGCTGGGCGACCTGATCCGCGTGGGTCGGCGCGGCTCGCTGTCGGCCATGCTCGACGTGCATGGCGTGCAGGGCCACGTGGCGTATCCGGAGAAAGCGCTGAATCCGATCCACGCGTTCGCGCCTGCGCTGGCGGAACTTGTCGCCACGCGCTGGGACGAGGGCAACGGCGATTTCCCGCCCACCTCGTTCCAGGTGTCCAACCTCAACGCCGGCACCGGCGCCAACAACGTCATCCCCGGCGAGCTCACTGCATGGATCAACTTCCGCTACTGCACCGCCAGCCGTGCCGAAGACCTGCGCGCGCGCACCGAGGCGATCCTGCAGCGGCACGGTCTGGACTACGCGCTTGACTGGAACCTCTCCGGCGAGCCGTTCCTCACCCCGCCCGGCGGCGTGTTGCGCGAGACGGTGGTGGCGGTGTGCCGCGAGCTGTACGGCATCGATCCCGAGCAAAGCACCGGCGGCGGCACCTCCGACGGCCGCTTCATCGCGCCGATGGGCACCGAGGTGGTCGAGGTCGGCCCGGTCAACGCGACCATCCACAAGGTCGATGAATGTGTGGCGCTGGAGGAACTGGAGCAGTTGCCGGCGTTGTACGAGACCATCTGCGAACGGCTGCTTGGCCGGAATGATCGCGGGTAGTGGTGCCGGGTGTTACCGCCCGGTACCGGATGGGCTGGTTCAAGGTCGATCTGCTGCAGGGTCGTCATTCCCGCGATAGCGGGAATCCAGTGACTTCAGGGTTCGTGAGTGGTGCGGAAATCGCAGGATGACCAGCTTCGCTGTTGTAAAGCACCTCCTGCTTTCGCGGAAATGACGGGATATCTCCAGGCGGGCGGAACTTTGCCCGGCAGCGTAGTTCGCGAAGCCCAGTCTGGGGGCTGATCTTAGTTGCTCCGCCGAATCCTCTCGAAAAGTTCGTGTGCGGCATGGAGGGCTGCACAAGGTTACTTTGCCCTGAATGTTCGCATGTTGTGGTCGCCACGATTCGCTTCAGTGCTCGGGTTGCAACACCAGCGTGTGCCGCGTCGCGCCCGGCAGCAGCGGCGTCGGACGTCCCTCGACCCAGTCCTCGTGCCCCGCGCCGAAGTACGGCGACAGCGGGTGGTCGCTCTGGCCGCCGGGCATGTTGAGGATGCCGTGGGCTTCGTGGCCGGGCGACACGTCCAGGTGTTCGGAGGCGCCGAAGCCGGGCGAGGCGACGTGCGGCATGTTGTTGTCGCCGGGGATGGGCTGGTCGGGCATGTCGATGAAACGGCCCAGCCAGGATGGCAGCGCGGCGGACAGCGGGTGTTTGATCACGGCGCGGTTGCGTTCGCCCCAGCTGCGTGCGGCGAGGCCGCCGGGTTGCCGGCCGAGCTCGGTCACCACATGCCTGGCGGCATCGGTGAGCAGGGCGTGCCAGTCCGGATATTTAGGGTCGAGCAGATACGCGGGCTGGGCACGGACCAGTGCCCACACGGCCGCCTCGGCGCTGTTCTCGCCGGGCCAGCTGAAGTCCGGGTAGCGTTGTTGAACCTGCGCCGCGAACGGCGCCAATACGGCTGCGCCGACCTGGTCGCGGAACGCGCGCACCAGCCGGTAGTCGACGCTGTCGACGGCGGCGCGCTCCTGCCAGGGCGCGGTGAGCTGGCGCAGCTGCTGCAGTGATGGATCGGTGCTGTCCGCCAGGGTGTCCTGCAGCAGGCGTTGCCAGTGGGTGAGGAACACCGCGCGATCGTCCAGCTGGATGTCGAGCAGGCTGCCGGGCGTGAAGCTGGCGCGGGCGCGCAGGTCGTCGCGGATCTGCTGCGCGCGCGCGCCGAGGTCGTGGCCACCGTTGCCGAGCAGGGCCAGCGCGTCGCCGTCGACGGTGCGGTTGTTTGCTGTCCACAGCCGGCCATCGGCGGGATTCTCGATGCGCGGATAGCGTGCCGGCGCGGCCCAGCCCTGCCAGCCGCTGCCGGGTTTCGACCAGTCCGACGGCAGCAGCGGGTCGATGCCGGTACGCAGCGGGATGCTGTTGCCGGCGATGGTCCAGCCGATGTGCCCGGCGCTGTCGGCGACCAGCAGGTTCTGCGGCGGTATGCCGAGACGGGGCGCCAGGTCCAGCGCGCCGGCCACGTCGGTAGTTTGTTCCAGTTGCATCAGTTCGACGTTGTAGCCGTGTGCGCGGCCGCCGATCCACGCCAGCGCCAGTGGCGTGCCGTCGGCGTCCTGGCCCATGATCGGGCCCCAGCGGGTGTCTTCGACCTTGAGGATGGCATCCGGCCGGCCCTTGATCCGGATGTGTTCGTCGTGGCTTTCGATGCTGGCCCAGCCGTCCGGTGTCTTGTAGCGCGTGGGGTCGGCGGGATCGCGCAGCACGCGCACCCAGTCCTGCCAGTCGCCGTAGCTGTTGGTGAAGCCCCAGGCGATCTGGCCGTTGGAGCCGACGATGATCGCCGGCGTGCCGGGCAGGCTGACGCCGTTGACGTCGCGCTGGCCGTGCGGTGCGCTGGCGTCGGGATAGCGCAGGCGGGTGCGGAACCAGATGTTCGGCACGCGCAGGCCCAGGTGCATGTCGTTCGCCAGCAGCGCCGCGCCGCTGCCTGTGGTGAGCGCGCCAGCCACCGCGAAGCTGTTGCTGCCGGGGCGCGGTGCATCGAGCGCCGGCGCCAGCGCGGCGGCCAGCGCCGGCGAGTGGGGCGACGGCGCGAGCTGGCGCAGGTCGAACACGCCGGCCGGCGGAATCACCGGCGGCCGCGACAGCCGGCCGGTCAGCGGGGCCTCCCAGTCGGGATCGGGCGCCAGCAGGAAATCCACCAGCGATCCGGGCAGCACCGCGCGCATCTGCGCGAGGCGCAGTTCGCGTTCGTTGCGGCCGTCGCCGTTGAGGTCCAGGTACATCGAGGCGATCACCAACGCACTGTCTTCGGATCGCCAGGGCTGCGGCTGGCTCCCCAGCAGCAGGTACTCCCATGGCCGCACGCGCAGGTCGGCAAGGCCGGCGTTGACGCCATCGCGGTAGCGGTCGAGTTCGCGCTTCTCCGCTGGCGGCAGTTGCGCGTAGGCGGCCTCGGCCACGGTGCGCAGGCGATGGCGGCGATGGTTGAGGTCGACCTTCAGCGCCGCCGGCCCGACCAGCGCGGACAATTCGCCGGCGCTCGCGCGGCGCATCAGGTCCATCGCGAAGAAGCGTTCCTGAGCATGCACGTAGCCGAGCGCGTAGCTGATGTCGGTGCGGTTTCTTCCCTCGATGGTGACCGTGCCCAGCGCGTCGCGGCTGACGCTGACCGCGGCGCTGAGGACTGCGGCCGTGCGCGTGCCGTCGAGCCCGGCGCGGCTGCCGGCCAGCAGCCACCACAGCGCGAGGAAAGCCATCGGCAACAGCGCCAGCAGGGCCAGCAGCAGGGTGCGCAGGACACGCCAGCGGCGGGTCGTCATGGCTTGGCGAATACCGCGAAGATGCCGGCGTATGGCTTGACCATGAAGGCCGGCGCGCCGGCGTAGCCTTCGCCGTCGACGTACAGCTGCGAAATGCTGCCGTCCAGGTACAGTGCGTCGCGGCAACCCAGCTTGTCGCGGAACAGCCGTCCAAACGTGTGGAAGTTCACCGGCGCCTCGCTCACCGCGAACACCACCTCGGTCGGGGTTTTCGCGCAGACGCCGCTGCGCCATTTCAGGCTGGACGAGTCATCGATGAACTGTTCGTTGAGCTTGCCGTCGATCAGCAGCATCGGCCCGGACTGGGTGGCCCACTGCGCGCTCGCCCCTTCGGCCTTGAACGCCGCGCTGGTGCGCACCGCGGCATGCCCGTCCGGATACACCGCGAACACGCCGTTAGGCAGCAGCGAGAAATTGCCCGAGGCGGGATTGCCGTGCGCCAGGTTCAGCGGCACCACGGTCTTGCCGTTTTCCACGTACAGGCCGAGCGGCGCGAACTTGTGGTCGTAGATGCCCGCGTTGGCGGCAAACAGCAGCCGCTGGCCGCGCTGTTCGCCCCACTGGCGCAGCGTCTCGATACTGCCGAACGGCTGGCCGCTGGCGGGTTCGCGCCAGTGCAGGGTCAATCGTTCGCGTTTCAGGTTCACATGCACGACACGGTAGTTCTGTCCCTCGAACGCCAGTTCGCGGCTGTCCAGCGCGCGTGCGGTCGGCGCGCAGCCGGGCATGCCGACGAGCAGCAGCAAGGGCAGCAGCACGTGCTGCAGCACGCGGCATAGCCGTTGTGCGGGAAAGGGGTGGGGTGGCGGCGAAACGGATGGGCGCATCCGTCGATGGTCGCCGCCCTGCCGCGCGGGTGCAAGTCCGTCGCCAAGCCTGCGCCGGATACCGGCTGCCGCTAAACTTGGGTTTTCCGCGGTATCCGCCCATGCCCTATACCCCGATAGTGGCGACTCTCGGTTACGTGTTGTCGCCCGACCGCAGCGAAGTGCTGATGATCCACCGCAACGCCCGCCCCGATGACCTGCACCTGGGCAAGTACAACGGCCTGGGCGGCAAGATGGAGCCGGGCGAGGACAT includes:
- a CDS encoding phosphodiester glycosidase family protein; the encoded protein is MLQHVLLPLLLLVGMPGCAPTARALDSRELAFEGQNYRVVHVNLKRERLTLHWREPASGQPFGSIETLRQWGEQRGQRLLFAANAGIYDHKFAPLGLYVENGKTVVPLNLAHGNPASGNFSLLPNGVFAVYPDGHAAVRTSAAFKAEGASAQWATQSGPMLLIDGKLNEQFIDDSSSLKWRSGVCAKTPTEVVFAVSEAPVNFHTFGRLFRDKLGCRDALYLDGSISQLYVDGEGYAGAPAFMVKPYAGIFAVFAKP